In the genome of Cyclopterus lumpus isolate fCycLum1 chromosome 19, fCycLum1.pri, whole genome shotgun sequence, one region contains:
- the josd1 gene encoding josephin-1: MGSAPYPAGEWKGKGRGGLQELGCMRWKVSKQKGGGGEVAVAVAVGADERRCRDPTDSQQQQQQQQQDLSSSSSSLSPPLPPQPSLTPPAIYHEKQRRELCALHALNNVFQDGTAFSRDTLQEIYQRLSPGTLVTPHKKSMLGNGNYDVNVIMAALQTRGFEAVWWDKRRDVGSIELSNVTGFILNVPSNLRWGPLRLPLKRQHWIGVREVGGVYYNLDSKLRSPQPIGNPDEFRKFLSQQLRGKNCELLSVVSEEVAAHQTWRSDG; the protein is encoded by the exons ATGGGAAGCGCTCCGTATCCAGCTGGTGAGTGGAAGGGTAAGGGCCGAGGCGGCCTGCAAGAGCTGGGCTGCATGCGCTGGAAGGTCAGcaagcagaaaggaggaggaggggaggtggcggtggcggtggcggtgggAGCGGatgagaggaggtgcagggacCCCACAgactctcagcagcagcagcagcagcagcagcaggatctctcatcctcctcttcctccctctcccccccactGCCTCCTCAACCCTCTCTGACACCTCCAGCCATTTATCACGAGAAGCAGCGGAGGGAGCTGTGCGCCCTGCACGCGCTCAATAACGTCTTCCAGGACGGGACGGCCTTCAGTAGGGACACCTTGCAGGAGATATACCAGAG GCTTTCTCCCGGCACTCTGGTGACGCCTCACAAGaagagcatgctgggaaacGGAAACTATGATGTGAACGTTATAATGGCAGCCCTGCAGACCCGAGGGTTTGAGGCAGTCTGGTGGGATAAAAGAAG GGATGTGGGCAGCATCGAGCTGTCCAACGTGACGGGCTTCATTCTGAACGTGCCATCCAACCTGCGCTGGGGGCCCCTCCGGCTGCCGCTCAAACGCCAGCACTGGATAGGAGTCAGAGAGGTGGGCGGAGTCTACTACAACTTGGACTCCAAGCTGCGTAGCCCTCAACCCATCGGCAACCCGGATGAGTTCAG GAAGTTTCTAAGCCAGCAGCTGCGAGGGAAGAACTGTGAACTCCTATCGGTGGTCTCTGAGGAAGTGGCGGCCCACCAAACGTGGCGGTCGGATGGCTAA